In Mustelus asterias chromosome 16, sMusAst1.hap1.1, whole genome shotgun sequence, one DNA window encodes the following:
- the LOC144505129 gene encoding CXXC-type zinc finger protein 5-like gives MMSHASKLIEQQITQTTGPLEKNNAKDDELTADLEKRSRSGIINEPISKVLKKPRSSTRFSTFGSSSSMNGQLQNGSILVYGKESTGVQNSITSKHKRVSHMLDKSLESSSEVQNEVHIASSDLQKQVEPEHIFLSSEREAGISDMEVVSAAEAISSPVDLPFMGGIPLNPGVFIMTPAGIFMADSALQMAGLVEYPLQNDLASAIHSGKKKRKRCGMCEPCRRRLNCEECSSCRNRKTGHQICKLRKCEELKKKPTAALEKVILPSGAAFRWFQ, from the exons ATGATGTCTCATGCCAGCAAACTTATTGAGCAACAAATCACTCAGACCACAGGTCCATTGGAAAAAAATAATGCGAAGGATGATGAGCTAACTGCTGACTTAGAAAAAAGGAGCAGAAGTGGTATAATAAATGAGCCAATAAGCAAAGTCCTAAAGAAACCTCGTTCGTCAACACGCTTTTCTACATTTGGCAGTTCCAGCTCAATGAATGGGCAATTGCAGAATGGAAGTATTTTAGTATATGGTAAAGAATCAACAGGTGTTCAAAACAGTATTACCTCAAAGCATAAAAGAGTCTCTCATATGCTAGACAAATCTCTGGAAAGCTCATCAGAAGTACAGAATGAAGTACACATTGCTTCTTCAGATCTTCAAAAGCAGGTGGAACCTGAGCATATTTTCCTTTCGAGTGAGCGAGAAGCTGGCATTTCTGACATGGAGGTGGTATCCGCTGCTGAAGCAATAAGCAGTCCTGTTGATTTACCCTTCATGGGTGGCATTCCATTGAATCCAGGTGTTTTTATTATGACTCCTGCTGGGATATTCATGGCAGATAGTGCACTTCAGATGGCCGGTCTGGTAGAATATCCGTTGCAGAATGACCTTGCTTCAGCCATTCATTCTGGAAAAAAGAAGAGAAAGAGATGTGGCATGTGTGAGCCCTGCAGAAGAAGATTAAATTGTGAGGAATGCAGTAGCTGTAGAAATCGCAAAACTGGCCACCAAATTTGCAAACTGCGAAAATGTGaggaacttaaaaaaaaaccaacAGCAGCATTGGAG AAGGTGATTCTTCCTTCAGGAGCAGCATTTCGATGGTTCCAATAG